Within Chloroflexia bacterium SDU3-3, the genomic segment CCTCGTCGTACCAGAAGATGCTGGCGATGTAGAAATCCAGCTGCTCTTGGATCGCCGCTACCACCAGATCCAGCATGGGCTGCAGCGCGTGGACGTGGCTGATCTCGGTGATGATCGACTTGATCGCCTCCATGTAGGCGATCGAGCGCGGCTGAGATGACGTCATGGCGACCCTCGCTAGCGCGTCGGCAACAAAAACCCCCCGATAATGCCCACATCGGAGGTCTCTTTCGCTCACGGAATGTTGGTTGGGCGTATTATACCTGATCTTTATTTTCTTGATTCGCTATATGTTGCAGAATACGAGCGTCGGTGTTTTCCTGCCTGCGGCGTTGCTCTGCTGCCCACGCCGGGGTACAATCGCCCGTCGCCACGCTGGCATCCAGTGCGCCATGCCGCTGTCTGAAAGACAAAGCTCGGGGCTTTGGGCTGCCCACATAGGGCGTTCATTCGCCTTGTCAGGATCACCGTGCTGATAGGAACAAGTGCAGCGCCGATCTCATGAGGGCTTTAAGAAAGGCAGAATGATGAAGCTGTTCAACAACACGTGGAAGATCGGGCTGATCACGGCCGTCGCTGTGGGCGGCCTGGCGGTTGGCCTGGTTCAGGCCACCAGCACCAAAGCGCGCCAGGATTGCCCGGAGTCCTGGCAGGATTTCCTTGGCATGACCCACGATGAGCGCTCACACTGTATGCGGGCGACAAATCTGCTGGTGGAGCAGAGCGAGGCGACCGCCAAAGCCATGGCGATTCAGGCCAGCACCCAGCACCCGCGCACCGCCACGCCGACCCGCACTGCGCAGGAGCAGCGTCTGGCCATGCGCACGCCGACTGCCTACCCTATGACGCTGGTGCCTGAGCGTAAAAGACAGATCAAAGATATCTCTGGTCACCCCCCGATGATTCGGGATCTTCAGGGGCGAACCAGCCTCTGGCGGGTTGGGGTTGTGCCAACATATAACGATCACTCCTATGCGTACTACTACGTCTGGTCCGCACCTGCCAAAGCCTCACATGGCCCGATGATTGGCGTGTATATCGACGGGCGCGATGTTATGGGCTACACCCTTGAGGTCGAGGCACCGAAGGACAAGGACATTGGCGAGATCGTGATCACGGGCGTGACGGGGCCGGGCGGCGTGGTGTCGTTCACCACCACCACCGGCCTGCGCGGCACCTTCGACCTGGCCACGCGCGCGTGGGCGTTTGCGCAGTAGGCGGCGGCGCAGCCTAGCGTAGGCGAACCCACGCGGCCCTCGGCATGATTGCTGAGGGCCGCGTGATTGTGTCAAATCAATGGCGAAACAGCACCCAATCGCGGGGAAGAGACACCCAATCGCGGGGAAGAGGCGTAAAGACAGCGAAGAAACACAGTGCAGGCGGAAGCAGTCGCGCTGCAGGCGGAAGCAGCCGCGCTGCAGGCAGAAGCAGCCGCGCTGCAGGCAGAAGCAGCCACGCTGCAGGCAGAAGCAGCCACGCTGCAGGCAGAAGCAGCCGCGCTGCAGGTGGAAGCAGTCGCGCTGCAGGCAGAAGCAGCCGCGCTGCAGGCGGAAGCAGTCGCGCTGCAGGTAGAAGCAGTCGCACTGCAAGCAGAAGCAGTCGCACTGCAAGCAGAAGCAGCCGCGCTGCAGGCGGAAGTAGCCGCACTGTAGGTAGAAGCAGTCGCGCTGCAGGCGGAAGCAGCCGCGCTGCAGGTAGAAGCAGCCGCGCCCCATCGCGATGCTGTCCACCGCATAACCGTGCGATCCGCGCCGCGTGCATCGGCGACAGCGCACGCCCTGGCGATGCGTGCACTGGGTGCGTCGCGAGACCCGCCCCTCCAACCGGATGGCATGGTTGGCGCAGGGCACGTGGGCGGGAGTTTTGATAGATGTTTGCAAACAAGGTGGGCCGCTCATCATCTGCGGCCCACCTTGCTTTTCCCCCTTGGAGCCTTGGTGTCTTGGTGGTAAATCGGCCTCCCTCCCTACCGCGCGGGCAGGCGCACGCTGGGGCCAGCGCCGGGCGCGTGGGCCAGGATGAGCGTGGTGCGCCCCGCCGCGAAGCGGTCGAGCGCCTCGCGCACGCTGCGGTCGGTCACGGGGTCGAGGTTGGCGGTGGCCTCGTCGAGGATGAGCATGGGCGCGTCGCGCAGCATGGCGCGGGCCAGGGCCAGCCGCTGGCGCTCGCCGCCGCTCAGCTGGGTGCCATCCTCGCCCACCGGCGTATCGAGGCCCTTGGGCAGCCGCGCCAGCAGTTCGCCGAGCTGGGCCTGCTGGCACACCGCCAGCAGCTGCTCGTCGCTGGCATCGGCGCGGGCCAGCAGCAGGTTGTCGCGGATGGTCGAGTTGAACAGGTGGGTCTGCTGGGCCACCACGCTGAACAGGCCGCGCGCCTGCTCGGGGTCAAGCTCGCGCAGCTCTCGCCCGCCGATGCGGATGCTACCCTCGCGGTACTCCCAGAAGCGCAGCAGCAGGCTGGCCAGCGTGCTCTTGCCCGCCCCGCTGGCCCCGGCCACCGTCAGCCGCCCGCCCTGGGGCACCGCGAAGCTCAGGCCATCCAGCGCGTAGGGCTGGCCCTCGGCGTAGCGGAAGCGCAGGCCGCGCACCTCCAGATCGTAGCGCTGCGGCGCGGGGGCTGGCTGGCTGGGCGCGGCCACCTCGGGCGGCGCGTCGATCAGCTCGAACAGGCGGCTGGCGGCGGCGTGGCTGCTCTCCATGTGCTGCACCGCCAGCGCCAGCGGCTGCACCGCCTCGAAGCTGGCGATGGCCGTGAGCGGCAGCAGCGCCAGAAACTCCCCGGCAAGCTGGCCGCCGCTCACCAGCGGGATGGCCATGCCCAGGATGGTGACGCTGGCCATGCCGGTGAGCAGCGCGCCCAGCGCCAGCCCCAGCCCGCGCACCAGCGCCATGCGCTCCTGCGCCCGCGCCAGCCGCTGGCCCAGCTCGGCCACCCGGCGCTGGTGCTCGCCCGACCGCCCGAAGGCCAGCAGGTCGGCGTCGCCGCGCACCCCATCCGCCAGGGCGCGGCTGAGCGCGGTGCGCAGCGCCACCGCCTCGCCCGCCGGGTACCTGCTGAGCCAGCGGGTGGCCAGCGGCAGCGCCACGCCGGTGAGCAGCAGGAAGGCCAGCAGCGCCAGCCCTAGCCCCGCCGAGAAGCTGCCCACGATGGCGCAGGCCACCGCCACCACCAGCGCCGAGGCCACCGGCGGCACCACCACGCGCACATAGAAATCCTGCAGGCTCTCCACATCGGCCCCGATGCGGGCGAACAGGTCGCCGCTGTGGTAGCCCATCAGCCGCGCCGGGGCCAGCGGCTCGATGGCGGTGTAGAACCAGGTGCGCAGCCGCGCCAGGATGCGGAACGTGACCGCGTGGGTGGCGTAGCGCTCGGCGTAGCGCAGCCCGGCCCGCAGCAGCGCGAACAGCCGCACATAGGTGGGCACCAGCCCCAGGTCGGCGATGGATGTGACCAGCGCGGCCTTGGAGATTAGGTAGGCCGACATGGCCATGAGGCCCACGCTCACGCCCACCGTAGCGAAGTTCAGCAGCACGGCCAGGGCGATCAGCCAGCGGAAGGGCCAGACCAGCCGCAGCAGTCGGGAGATCACGCGCATAGGTTTTGCTCCTCGTAGCGGGCCACCAGCTCGCGGTAGGCTGGGCTTTGCTCCAGCAGCTGGGCGTGGGTTCCGCTCGCGGCCACCCTGCCCCGCTCCAGCAGCACGATCTGGTCGGCGCTGTAGGCCATGCGCAGCCGGTGAGCGATCAGCAGCACGGTGCGGCCTTGGGCGTAGTCCGCCAGCGCGCGCTGGATGGCCGCCTCGCTCTCGTCATCCAGGTGCGACGTGGCCTCATCCAGCACCAGCAGCGGCGCATCCATCAGGAGGGCGCGGGCCAGGGCCACGCGCTGCTGCTGGCCGCCGCTTAGGCGCGCGCCATCCTCGCCCAGTGGCGTGTCGTAGCCCTGCGGCAGCGCCGCGATGAAGCGGTGCGCGTCGGCCACTTGGGCGGCGGCCACCACCTCATCCATGGTCGCGGCGGGCCGCCCCAGGCGGATGTTCTCCAGCACTGTGCCGCTGAACAGGTGCGGGCGCTGCGGCACGTAGGCGATGCAGCCGCGCCACGCCGCCGTGTCAAACTGGTCGATTGGCACGCCGTCGGCCAAAATCTGGCCCGCGTCGGGCTGGGCGAAGCGCAGCAGCAGGCTGGCCAGCGTGCTCTTGCCCGCGCCGCTGGAGCCGACCACGGCCGTGACCTTGCCGCTGGGCACGTCGAGCGTGCAGCCGTCCAGCGCGGGCTGGCTGCCCGCGCGGTAGGCCAGCCGCACCCCCGCGAAGCGCAGCGCGGGCGGCCCCTGCGGCGGGTTTTGGCCGCTGGCGGGCGCGGCGGGCTTTGGCTCGGCCAGGATGCCCGCGATGCGCCGCGCCGCCTCGGCCCCCGCCGTGCCAGCGTGGTACTTGAGCGAGAGCTGGCGCAGCGGCAGGAAGAACTCGGGCGTGATCAGCAGCACCGCCAGGGCCTGCTGGAACGGCACCATGCCCTCCAGCAGCCGCCAGCTCACCTCCAGCGCCACCAGCGCGGTGGCCGCCGTCGCGCCCCACTCCAGCACCAGCGAGGTCTGGAAGGCGGTGCGCAGCACATCCATGGTGGTGCTGCCGTAGCGCTCGCCGATGGCCGCGATGTTGGCGGCCTGCTCGCGGCTGCGCCCGAACAGCTTCAGCGTGGTCAGGCCGCGCAGCATGTCTAGGAAGTACGAGGCCATCCAGCGCATCTCCTCGAAGCGCCGCTCGGTCAGGTCGCGAGTCTTCAGCCCGATCAGGGCCAGCAGCAGCACTAGGATAGGCCCTGCGAACAGCATCACCGCCGAGGTGAGCGGGTCGACCCACAGCACCAGGGCCAGCACCAGCAGCGGCACTACGGCGGCCAGCTGGCGGGCGGGTAGGAACTGGCTCACGTACTCGTCCAGCGCCTCGATGTGCTCGGATGCGGCCTGCACCAGCGCGCCGCCCGGCTGCGCGGCGGTGTAGCGCGGCCCCAGCGCCAGCAGGTGGGCCACCAGCCGCGTGCGCACGGCCCGCTTCAGGTGGCTGGCGGCGCGCTGGGCCAGCCACTCGGCCAGCCACACCAGCGCGGCGCGCACGGCCACCAGCGCGGCGGCCCCGCCCAGCGCGGGCGCGGCCCAGGCCAGGTCGCGCCCGCGCTGCATGAACACGCCGTCGATGGCGTAGGCCAGCAGCAGCAGCTGGGCGCATGTGCACATCGCCGCCGCCACCTGCAGCGCCACGGCGGCCATGCCCAGCGCGCGTGCCGCGGGCGACTGGCCCAGGATCTGTCTCTCGGGGGATCTGCTCATAGTGGTGTGGGGGTCGCCGCGAATGGGCGGTGTTTCCTGCAATTAGGTGCGGTTGGCTTTTTTAAATAAGAAATGGGGCGAACTGGAAGGATCGTGCTTTTTGTACAAAAATACGCGCTATCGACTATAGAGGTGGCTGAAGATCATAGGGCGTGGAGCCTCGGCAAGTGTTATTTTTATGGGCAGGCATCTGAATGCTGAAAACAAGCCCTGCGCCCATGTCGCATGCAAAGCCTGATGGCTGCTCCACCCCACCGCCTGGCCCATGCGGCGAAGGTGCTACTCGCGCAAACTGGCCATATGCACGAACACCAGCCGCTAGGGAACGGCACGGGAATGCTCAACATTGGAGGTTCGAAGGGGGCATTGCCCCCTCGCGGGGTCGCTAGGGGCAGGCCCCTAGCCGCCGCCCGCGTAGGGCATCCACCCACCATAAAAGAGGAACCGTCACCATTGATGTAATCATCAGGTCATCCCGACCGGGCAACGCTGCAAGCATTGCCTACGGTCGGGATGACCCAAACCGACGCGGAACTACCCTCAAAAGTGACACCATGTGAGGGCTGCCACGCCACCCCTGGCCCTATGTGTCGCACATTGCAAGGCGGCGGCTAGTAGCTGTTGCTGCCGATCTTCACCTTTCCCCGGAAGATATAGTAGACCCCAGCGGTGTACAGCAGCACAAAGGGCAGGCCGATGGCCGTGATGATTAGCATCACCGTCAGCGTGTTGGGCTGCGAGGCCGCGTTGAACACCGTGAGCGTGTGGGCCGGGTCAATGGTCGAGATCAGCAGGTTGGGGTACAGCCCCACGCCCACCGAGGCCAGCAGCAGACCGATCACCGCGCTGGACGCCACGAACGCGCCGAGATCCGCGCCCTTGCGCAGCAGCCACCACGAGAGCGCCATCGAGCCGAGCGCCAGCGCGGGGAACACCACCGGCCAGATCTCGGCCAGGTAGCGCTCCGTCACCGACTCGTGGAAGGCCACGGCGGCGATTACCGACAGCGTGTTCAGCACCACGAAGGCGATCATCAGCTTGGGGGTGAGCTTGCGGATTCGCTCCTGGAGCGCGCCCTCGGTCTTCAGGTTCAGGTAGAGCGCGCCGTGCATGGCCATCATCACGATGGTGGTCAGGCCGATCAGCACCGCGAAGGGCGTGAGCAGCTGGAACAGGTTGGCGCGGATGATGCCCTCGCCATCCACCGGCACGCCGCTGATGATGTTGCCGAAGGCCACGCCCAGCAGCAGCGCCAGCGCCAGCGACGACGTGAAGAAGGTGGCATCCCAGAACGAGCGCCAGCCCTTGCCCTTCTCCTTGCTGCGGAAGTCGATCGCCACTGTGCGCAGGATCAGGAACAGCAGCACCAGCATCATGGCGGTGTAGAAGCCCGAGAACAGCGTAGCGTAGACGTGCGGGAAGGCTGCGAACAGCACGCCGCCACCCACCACCAGCCAGACCTCGTTGCCATCCCACACCGGTCCGATGCTGTTCAGCAGGATGCGCCGATCCTCATCGGTCTTGGCCACAAAGAGGTGCAGGATGCCCACGCCGAGGTCGAACCCATCGAGGATGAGGTACCCGGCGATGATCACCACAAATAGCACAAACCAGATCGTGTTAAGCATCCTGCCCCCCTAGCTCCGATCGCGCCTTGCGACCGAAGATCTCGCGGAATGTGTCCGGCAGCGAGTTCACCGCCACGTTCGCGTCGAGCGGGTCGGGGCCGTGCTGGATCTTGTTGTTGAGCAGGTAGATGAACAGGAACAGCAGGATGATGTAGAGGATGATGAAGATCGCCAGCGAGAAGATCAGGTCGGCTGGGGTCAGCCCAGGCGAGACCGCATCTTGGGTGCGCAGCAGGCCGGTGACGATCCACGGCTGTCGCCCGATCTCGGCGGTCCACCACCCGGCGGCGGTGGCGACCTCGGCCACGAAGATGCTGGAGACGAACAGCCAGAGCGCCCAGCGCATCTTGGCGATCTTCTCCTTATTGAAGTACATGTAGAGGCCCAAGATGCCCAGCCCAACGAACGCGCCGCCCATCAGGATCATCATGTGGTACGACTGGAAGGTCAGGTTGACCGGCGGGCGCTGGTCGGCGGGGATGTCGTTCAGGCCCGTCACCACGCCGTTCACGTCGTAGGTGGCCAGCAGGCTCAGCAGGCAGGGTACGGCGATGCCGTGGGTCTGCTGGTTAGCCTCATCCACCCAGCCCACAATGTGCATCGGCGCGCACGACTGGGTCTCCCACACGCCCTCCATGGCGGCCAGCTTGGCGGGCTGGTAGCGCGTCACCACCTCGGCGCTCTGCGAGCCGAGCAGCACCAGCTGCAGCACGGTGAACACCGCGAAGTAGGGCAGCACCACGCGGAAGTTCTCGCGCGCTAGCTCGACGTGGCGGTTGTGCAGCAGGTACCAGGCGCTCACGCTCAGCATGAACGCCGCGCCCACCATCCACGCCCCCACGCAGATATGGCCGATGCGCACCAGGAAGGAGGGCGTGAATACCACCTGGCTGAAGCTGGTCATCACCGCCTCCATGCCGCGCGTGCCCTGGATGATCTCGTAGCCGCTGGGGGTCTGCATCCACGAGTTGGCCATCACGATCCACAGCGCGCTGAAGTGCGCGCCCAGCGCCACCAAGAAGATCGAGGTGAGCCACATGCGCGGCCCCAGGCGCTCGCCGCCGAACAGCATGAGGCCCAGGAAGCCGCCCTCAAGGAAGAAGGCGAAGATGCCCTCGGCGGCCAGCAGGCTGCCGAAGATATTGCCGACAAAGCGCGAGTAGTTGGCCCAGTTCATGCCGAACTCGAACTCTTGGACCACGCCGGTGGCGATGCCAAGCGCGAACACCAGGCCGTAGATCTTGACCCAGAAAAACGATAGCTCGCGCCAGAGCGGGTTTTTGGTGCGCACGTAGAGCAGCCCCAGCACCACCATCATGAACCCGAGGCCGATCGAGATGGGCGGGTAGATGTAGTGGAAGGTTGCCGTCAGCGCAAATTGCACCTGGGAGAGAAACACTGTGTCCATGGGCATACCTTGAATGTGCAAAGTTTCACAAACACTATTATACACACCATGGTCAAGCGTTTTGCGGCTTGTAGCATCGAGCTAGGCTCGCCAGAAGCCCTCGTGCGGTAGCCGCGCCTCGTCTTCCAGCAGCGGCCCCACCACCTCCACCGGGCGCTGGCTGCGGGCAAAGACCTCGCGGCAGGGCAGGTAGAGGTGCTCGGGCGAGGGGCCGACGATCTCGTAGAGCGTGGTCTCGGCCAGGGCGTACACCACCCGCCCGATGTTGCCCCAGTGCATGGCGGCGGCGCACATGGCGCACGGCTCGGTGCTGGTGTAGAGCGTGCAGGCCGCAAGCTGCTCGGCGGAGAACTGGGCCGAGGCCAAACGCATCAGGTTGGCCTCGGCGTGGCCGGTGCAGTCGCGCCCCGTCACCACGCTGTTCTCGGCGGTCAGCA encodes:
- the cydC gene encoding thiol reductant ABC exporter subunit CydC, with the protein product MRVISRLLRLVWPFRWLIALAVLLNFATVGVSVGLMAMSAYLISKAALVTSIADLGLVPTYVRLFALLRAGLRYAERYATHAVTFRILARLRTWFYTAIEPLAPARLMGYHSGDLFARIGADVESLQDFYVRVVVPPVASALVVAVACAIVGSFSAGLGLALLAFLLLTGVALPLATRWLSRYPAGEAVALRTALSRALADGVRGDADLLAFGRSGEHQRRVAELGQRLARAQERMALVRGLGLALGALLTGMASVTILGMAIPLVSGGQLAGEFLALLPLTAIASFEAVQPLALAVQHMESSHAAASRLFELIDAPPEVAAPSQPAPAPQRYDLEVRGLRFRYAEGQPYALDGLSFAVPQGGRLTVAGASGAGKSTLASLLLRFWEYREGSIRIGGRELRELDPEQARGLFSVVAQQTHLFNSTIRDNLLLARADASDEQLLAVCQQAQLGELLARLPKGLDTPVGEDGTQLSGGERQRLALARAMLRDAPMLILDEATANLDPVTDRSVREALDRFAAGRTTLILAHAPGAGPSVRLPAR
- the cydD gene encoding thiol reductant ABC exporter subunit CydD, with amino-acid sequence MSRSPERQILGQSPAARALGMAAVALQVAAAMCTCAQLLLLAYAIDGVFMQRGRDLAWAAPALGGAAALVAVRAALVWLAEWLAQRAASHLKRAVRTRLVAHLLALGPRYTAAQPGGALVQAASEHIEALDEYVSQFLPARQLAAVVPLLVLALVLWVDPLTSAVMLFAGPILVLLLALIGLKTRDLTERRFEEMRWMASYFLDMLRGLTTLKLFGRSREQAANIAAIGERYGSTTMDVLRTAFQTSLVLEWGATAATALVALEVSWRLLEGMVPFQQALAVLLITPEFFLPLRQLSLKYHAGTAGAEAARRIAGILAEPKPAAPASGQNPPQGPPALRFAGVRLAYRAGSQPALDGCTLDVPSGKVTAVVGSSGAGKSTLASLLLRFAQPDAGQILADGVPIDQFDTAAWRGCIAYVPQRPHLFSGTVLENIRLGRPAATMDEVVAAAQVADAHRFIAALPQGYDTPLGEDGARLSGGQQQRVALARALLMDAPLLVLDEATSHLDDESEAAIQRALADYAQGRTVLLIAHRLRMAYSADQIVLLERGRVAASGTHAQLLEQSPAYRELVARYEEQNLCA
- the cydB gene encoding cytochrome d ubiquinol oxidase subunit II, translated to MLNTIWFVLFVVIIAGYLILDGFDLGVGILHLFVAKTDEDRRILLNSIGPVWDGNEVWLVVGGGVLFAAFPHVYATLFSGFYTAMMLVLLFLILRTVAIDFRSKEKGKGWRSFWDATFFTSSLALALLLGVAFGNIISGVPVDGEGIIRANLFQLLTPFAVLIGLTTIVMMAMHGALYLNLKTEGALQERIRKLTPKLMIAFVVLNTLSVIAAVAFHESVTERYLAEIWPVVFPALALGSMALSWWLLRKGADLGAFVASSAVIGLLLASVGVGLYPNLLISTIDPAHTLTVFNAASQPNTLTVMLIITAIGLPFVLLYTAGVYYIFRGKVKIGSNSY
- a CDS encoding cytochrome ubiquinol oxidase subunit I, with the translated sequence MPMDTVFLSQVQFALTATFHYIYPPISIGLGFMMVVLGLLYVRTKNPLWRELSFFWVKIYGLVFALGIATGVVQEFEFGMNWANYSRFVGNIFGSLLAAEGIFAFFLEGGFLGLMLFGGERLGPRMWLTSIFLVALGAHFSALWIVMANSWMQTPSGYEIIQGTRGMEAVMTSFSQVVFTPSFLVRIGHICVGAWMVGAAFMLSVSAWYLLHNRHVELARENFRVVLPYFAVFTVLQLVLLGSQSAEVVTRYQPAKLAAMEGVWETQSCAPMHIVGWVDEANQQTHGIAVPCLLSLLATYDVNGVVTGLNDIPADQRPPVNLTFQSYHMMILMGGAFVGLGILGLYMYFNKEKIAKMRWALWLFVSSIFVAEVATAAGWWTAEIGRQPWIVTGLLRTQDAVSPGLTPADLIFSLAIFIILYIILLFLFIYLLNNKIQHGPDPLDANVAVNSLPDTFREIFGRKARSELGGQDA
- a CDS encoding nucleoside deaminase, which gives rise to MTDRDLLHLRHAIRIAQQAREHGNHPFGALLADAEGHVLLTAENSVVTGRDCTGHAEANLMRLASAQFSAEQLAACTLYTSTEPCAMCAAAMHWGNIGRVVYALAETTLYEIVGPSPEHLYLPCREVFARSQRPVEVVGPLLEDEARLPHEGFWRA